Within Mesoplodon densirostris isolate mMesDen1 chromosome 13, mMesDen1 primary haplotype, whole genome shotgun sequence, the genomic segment TAGGCGGCCTCTCCGTCCTAGGGCGAAGAGCACGTGGGCCGCCCCGACACTAATCCGCGCGGGTTGCATAGACTCACCCTCCCCGGGGCCGCTCGAGGACCCACCCGCGGGACGACGCCGGAAATGGGCCTCGGCCGCCCGCGGCCGCTCTGCCCCGCAGCCTTCCGGCCGTTCTGGGCGGTTCGGAGGCTCGGCCAACTCGGTGGTTACCAGccggcccccgccccctcctcggAGCCGGCGAACGGGCGGGGCCCGATCGCTGGAGAAAGGATGGAGTCCGGAGAGGGCGGGGCGGAGTCCGGTAAAGGGCGGGGTCACAGTACGGGGAGGGCGGAGCCGGGGCCCAGGAAAGGCGTGGGTCTGGGCCCGGTGTCTCTTGGCCTGGGGGCGGGGAGCGGACTCGGGCGAAGCGGGCGGAGAACCCGAAGTTCGCCCGGGACGATCCCGCGCACCTCCGGTCACCAGTCCGAGGGCGCTGGTTCCCGCACTGGTTCTATGTGCTGGTTTTTCCATAGCAGAACGCACCCGCTGGGCACGTTCGAGGCCCCAGGACTACGGAGACACCCCCACCCAGGCCGTGCCCGGGGTGGAGGAGGTAACGGGATGCGGGAGAACGGCCTGCTGGGGGCGCAGAGGAGCCATGTGCAAAGAGCAGGTGTTCTGCACCTGGTGGGGCAGGTGGTCCAGGCCGAGGTTACCGCAGAGTGCGGCGGGGCACCGACAGCTCAGAGATGAGGCTGGGAGGGCCCCAGAAAGGGTGAGGACCACCAGGAGAAGGAGAGGCCCAGGGGAGGGTCGTCAATCGGGACTCCGGGCGGGGGTCCCTGGCTGCATCGCGGGGCTCGGGGCAGCAGGACAGCCCAGGACCTGCCGAGAGACCGGATGGGGTGGGACCCCAGGCGAAGGGCGGCGCGCCCCGAGGTCAGGTCAAGGCTTCTCCTCGCTGCGCCCCCACCCATCCCCAACTTCGTGTGGCCCCCGGGGCCACCTGTTCTGGGTGTTCTCCCAGATCCACAATGTCCTGTGTGTAGGGGCGGGCACCCCAACTTCTTTGGGACTCAGCAGGAGCCTCCCCAGGTCCCTGCAGCCCTGGGGAGGACGCTGCCTGCGTCTTTGGAGGCCTCAGCTTTGTGCGGCCCTGGTCCCTGGAGCTCTTCACACTGGACAGCCCCGGAGAGGGAAGGGCGGGGGAAGGGTGCGCAGAGCTTTTCGCGGGGAGGGCCCTGACACCCGACTCGTCGATGATCCAAATCCCGGGGTCCCAGGCAAAGCCACTGTGAAATTGGTGCAAACCAAAGTAAGGAAATGGTCAGAATCAGCTCCCGGACCGACTCCTAGGGGAGGTGGAAGGGAAAAGCAAATACACTCGGAGGAACCATCTCCTCTCCCTGGGCCCCTGTGCGGCATGGTCCCGgcgctcccaccccacccctcccagctcGAACTCAACTGTCCCGTCCCCACATCCTCCCTGGTCACGCTCAGAGAGCATCTGTGCAAAGTATGAATAAACGAAGGAATGGAGAATGGGAGAGGGCTGGGAATACGCCTGCTTCCTAACCGTAATCGCCAGCCAAGCGCTCAGGTACCCTGAGCTCACTGGTGGTCCTGATCTACTGGGTGCCTTCCTGCTGGAGGGTCTTCACACTGCACCATCTAGAGCTAGGAGGTGCTGGCAAACTTGGGCCCTAGCCTGGCCCACTCAAGGTGAGAGGAGCACTCCCACTCAAAGTAAGGATGACCCAGGGAGCAAGAGGGGGAGCCAGGGCTGATGCTTGGGTCTGTGGACCCTGAGGACAGAGCCATCTCAGCCACCACGAAAGCCTGGCCCAGAGTGTCCACCCAGCAGACATCTGGGCAGTGTGGGAGGTGCAGGTACCAGGGCACTGAGGGTGTTGCCTGGGAGTGGGGTGAAGGAGACGCTTCTATCCACTGCAGGCCATTCCAGGGCCTCCATGGCTGAGTCCCATAATCCTCACTGAGCCTTGGACCCACTGAGCAAACAGACTATTAACAGTAAGGGGcctggggaacttccctggttgttcaggggctaagactctgtgctcctgatgcagggggccggggtttgatccctggtcagggaactagatcctgcatgccacaactaaaaaaagattTCACGAGCagctaagacccggagcagcctaaataaataaataaataaataataaatatttagggacttccctggtggcgcagtggttaaaaatccgcctgccaatgcaggggacataggtttgagccctggtccgggaagatcccacataccgtggagcaactaagcccgtgtgccacaactgctgagcctgcactctagagcccacgagccacaactattgagcctgtgtgccacaactactgaagcccgcacgcctagagcctgtgttccgcaacaagagaagccactgcaatgagaagcccgcgcaccgcaacaaagagtagcccccgctcgccgcaactagagaaagcctgtgcgcagcaacgaagacccaatgcagccaataaataaataaataaataaatttgaaaagattgtttaaaaaaataataaatatttttgaaaaagtcaGGGGCCTGCATGGTTCCCCAAATGGTCACAGTGCCCCTTCTCTGGGCCAACCCAGATTACTTTCCAGCTATTTCCAGCCTGCGATTGGGATTCCAAGCTGTAAGTGTTCCCAGGGGAAAAGCCcagtttaaaaattgtttttgggaattccctggcggtccagtggttaggactccacgttttCACTGCCAAGAGTGCAGGTTcgaatccctggtcagggaattatgatcccgcaagctgtgcggccaaaagaaaaattattttcaaagagcTGTGTTTCCAAGGCCAGTCTGGGCCATCTACTAGATTTTCTGTAGTCTAGTAGATGGCCCAGAGCAGTAACACTTTCAATGAACCAGAACAGACAGAGCCCCTGAAGGCCATTACCATCCCCGAGCACTCAGGAATCTCATGGTGTGCTAAAATGTACCTCGGGTTTATTTTAATTGGGGATGGTAAGACATGCAGACTCGGAAGTGAAGGAAGACATTTATGCTCACAGGTCTCTGGAATGGCAGGCAGGGCACACCACACGGGGCCACACAGGGAAGCACTAGGTTGGTGAGGAGGCAAAAGGGGAGGGAAGGTGTGGCCCAGAGCCTTCACTGCGGTTTCCGCAGGAGGGAATGGGCAAGGCAGAGCAGGTACACTGAGTAAGCTTAGGATCAtgtgtttgaataatttcagcaggctGCAGGTTATCAGGTTATAGTTGGTCTCTAGTTGTCCCATACCTGGTCCTGGGGTGATGTAGGGCAGGGAAACATTGGTGTGGTGTGTGAGTCTCATAAAGGAGATAGTTGggagtgtgggctctggattggttggtttgtaCCAAAGCCTTTCTCTAAGGTTCCTTTGCTATCTCTAGGATCGCCTTTTGGATTTAGCCTTGCTTGACTCAAAAGCTGGCAGGAGGAACCAGGAGACCCCAAGCCCTGAACAGAAGCAGAAGTTCCCTGAGTCCCCCAGAGAAATGTTACCTGAGGAGGTCAGGGGCTTGGGGTCCTGAGAGCAAAATGAACGAGGTGCCGGAGGGGGCCTGAGGAGGTGGGCAGCAGGGGCTGCAGGTGACAGGCCTGTGCCCAGCACAGAGAGTCCTTGTCACCACCTGCTGCTGACTCCTGCCCTGTACTCAACTTTTTTCCCACTTGGACCGGAGTCCCTTGAAGGCACGGTCTGTGGTGTTTCCATCTTGCCTCACTCAGGGTCAGAGGGAGAGTGGAGGGCCACGTGCCCCGCCCCCCCCATACTCCATCCTAGGGACCCCACAGCCCACAAGTCCAAGCACTGTCCCCGCCTCCATCCCACTCTTCCTCTGCCCTTCTGGTCCTCCAGGCCTATCCCGAGCTGACCCCAGAGCCCGTCACCCTGTCCCAGGGCGGCCCGGGTGCCCCTCAGCTCCTGGCCCTGCTGTAGGCTGTGCTGCCTTCGGATGAGCTATCTCTGCCAAGAGTCGGCTGTCTCTCCGGGCGCCTCGTGCTCCCCTGGGGCTTCAGCATGTGGCCACATggacccttccttccctctcctgtcACCTTCTCCTGATGTCTTTCTGGCCTCCACCCCTGCAAAACCCACCTGCCCGCACTGCTGCAAACACATCACCCCGGAGTCCTGAGTGCAAGCCCCTCTGCTCCCTGAGACCCCTGCCCTCACTCTCTCCCTACCTCGCTGGCTCTCCCTCCTCAGGCGTCACCTGCACACCCACTGCCCTGGTCACTAAGCTCTCCCTGTCCTCGCCTACTAGCAGTTCTCACTCAGGGGATCCACCGCCTCTTCTGCTAATTCCAGGGACCCGCTCTGGAAGGACCCCTCCCACTTCTCCAGAAGCCCCCTCCCCGAAAGATGTGCCCTACTGGAGGCTCCCTTTCTGGTAGGCTTGCCCGCCCACTCGACGGCCCCGCGGCGGGAGAGCAGCCTCCCCGCCAGACCACCTGAGCCTCTGCGCACTGCGGGGACCAACCACCTCAGTTCGCCTGCGCTGAAGCCCCAGCGCGAGGGAGGGGCCCCTGGCGCCCGCGAGAGGACTACAAATCCCGGCGTGCCTTGCGGTGGCGACCGCCGCTCCTGGCCGGAAGGTTAAAGGCTCTCGGCCCCGCCCCGGAAGATAAGGCGGCTCTTGAAGGCCGTGTCTTCTTTTTCGGCAGTGCCCAGCAGCAGGTAGGACGTGTTGGTGCCGCCTGGTGCCATCCGGTGCCATCCGGCGCCCTAGGGCCCGTGAGGGACCCCAGCCGGCTCTGCAGAAGGCGCCGGGTCTCACGGCCGGGGATGGGGGCGCGGAGGGTGCCAAGACCTGGAGGGAGGAGCCGGGGGAGCGGGAGCCCTGAACCCGGGGTGGTGGGGGTACCTGGGCCGCCCGGCCGCTGACCATGAGCCGCCCCCAGACCGCCGCGATGGGCCGCGTGATCCGTGGGCAGAGGAAGGGCGCCGGCTCCGTGTTCCGCGCGCATGTGAAGCACCGTAAGGGCGCCGCGCGTCTGCGCGCCGTGGATTTCGCCGAGCGACACGGCTACATCAAGGGCATCGTGAAGGTTCGGGGCGCgggctggggcgggtgggggcgtGGGGCGCCCGGGGGGACCCACGCCACTCAAGCCGCCTCGGCCCGCAGGACATCATCCACGACCCGGGCCGCGGCGCGCCCCTTGCCAAGGTGGTCTTCCGGGATCCGTACCGTTTTAAGAAGCGGACGGAGTTGTTTATCGCCGCCGAGGGCATCCACACTGGCCAGTTCGTGTACTGCGGCAAGAAGGGTGAGCGTCGCGCCTAGATGGAAGGTCGCGGTGGGGAGGGACCTGCGGTTCCTTGAGGTTTACGccttgggtggggggaggaacaCTGAGGTTGCAGCCTTCACGTGGCGAGACCTGCTTGGCCACGCGTAGCCGGTGGGCGCCCGGAGAGCTGTAGGAGGAGGCTGGCTGTGGAGCGCTGCGCTGGCTTTGTGTCTGGCAAGCAGTGGTTAGGACACACCACCTTACGCTGTTGACTGCTGCCGGGTGCTGCTGTTTCCCCTCGCAGCCCAGCTCAACATCGGCAATGTGCTCCCAGTGGGCACCATGCCCGAGGGCACCATCGTGTGTTGTCTGGAGGAGAAGCCTGGTGACCGGGGCAAGCTGGCCAGGGCCTCTGGGAACTATGCGACTGTCATCTCCCACAACCCTGAGACAAAGAAGACCAGAGTGAAGCTGCCCTCGGGCTCCAAGAAGGTCATCTCTTCCGCCAACAGGGCTGTGGTCGGTGAGTGGAAGGTGGCAGTTGAATGCTGTGGGTGTCCTGTGGACAGCCAGCAGCTAGACAGGGACCTGGAACCCAGCTGCCTGCTTCACTGAAGTGTGGGCCGTGTAAGCTTGAGCACAGCTCTAAAGCGGGCGTAGCAGTTCCTACTTAACTGCTGGTTGGGTATTGAATGAGACCGAACCCCCTGAGACTCTTAAGGCAGACTTGTCTGCGCTTGGGGATAACGTGGACTTATGTGATCCCTGCCCATTAACATCCTACCAAAAGATGTGTAATTTCCTTAAAGTCACCCAGAAAAAAAGCGTATGAACCCAAGTGTGTTTACTTTGCTTTTTGTCAACACCTTTGAATCCGTGTGGCAAGGCCAGTCTTGCATGGGGGAGGCTCTTGAGGATATGCTcacagaataaacaaaataacGGCAGAGAAGTGGCAGGCTAGGTCAGCTGTCCtgtttggggtggggaggtgcttGCAGGAGCCCAGTGTCAGACCCTGCAAAGGGGATGACTTCCTGGAGAACCGTGGATCGAGGCAGGCGTTCCAGACGATGTGAATAAAGCCCTGGCTTAACGACCCTGCAGCGCCTGAAGAAACTTGTCAGCTGATAGGCTGCAGGGGGGCTTGGTGCTTGGTGATGGTTTCGAGGCATTTCTGAGGTTCCTGGGAACGTGTGATCCTGTATGACACACGGGGGTGGGACACTGGCACGGACCAAGCAGGGGTTGCTCTGCCTGATGGGAGGGTCCCCCAGTGCTGGGCAGGGTGTGATACATCTCCCTGAGGTCCCTGGTCTCCAACAGGTGTGGTGGCTGGAGGTGGCCGCATTGACAAGCCCATTCTGAAGGCTGGCCGTGCCTACCACAAGTATAAGGCAAAGAGGAATTGTTGGCCACGCGTGCGGGGTGTGGCCATGAATGTAAGTGGCCCAGAAATGGACAGTGGTGGGGGTGTTCAGTGTACTGGGGCTGTGAGATTGGGTGGACAGGCTCCTTCTCTGTGGTGGGGGATCTGTAGTGTGAGGCTCTCGGTGATGGTTTGTAAGCACAGGCTGGTGGATTATACCCTTCCCCAAGCCCCCCTGAGGCAGGTCAGGGCCACCCCGAACACCACTTCCCTCTTCCCGCAGCCTGTGGAGCATCCCTTCGGAGGTGGCAACCACCAGCACATCGGCAAACCCTCTACCATCCGCAGAGATGCCCCTGCTGGCCGGAAAGTGGGTCTCATTGCTGCCCGCCGGACTGGGCGTCTCCGGGGAACCAAGACTGTGCAGGAGAAAGAGAATTAGGGCTGGGGGCTCAATAAAGTTTGTCTTTTTCACAGCTGAGCTGCGCTTTTCCATGGTTTCAGAGGGAAGGGTCACTGCTGGGAGGAGTGCCCTGGTGTTCCATGTatagggaggaaggaggaggatgaAGTAGTTGCACTAGTGAACAGTGGAAGCTTTGGACAGAGAAGGTAGGGCTGCTGGGCTGCTTCACATCTTGACTCCTGGAATCCCCCACCACCTGCACATGGAGCAGAGAAGCCCACTCACAAGGCGTATATCCCCCAGACCTCCGTTCACTGACTTATCTTGAG encodes:
- the RPL8 gene encoding large ribosomal subunit protein uL2; translation: MGRVIRGQRKGAGSVFRAHVKHRKGAARLRAVDFAERHGYIKGIVKDIIHDPGRGAPLAKVVFRDPYRFKKRTELFIAAEGIHTGQFVYCGKKAQLNIGNVLPVGTMPEGTIVCCLEEKPGDRGKLARASGNYATVISHNPETKKTRVKLPSGSKKVISSANRAVVGVVAGGGRIDKPILKAGRAYHKYKAKRNCWPRVRGVAMNPVEHPFGGGNHQHIGKPSTIRRDAPAGRKVGLIAARRTGRLRGTKTVQEKEN